The Mesotoga infera genome has a segment encoding these proteins:
- a CDS encoding sugar kinase: protein MKYIMAHDLGTTGDKATLFSQTGSLVTSSFAGYETFYSGPGMVEQDPEAWWTAFCKTTFEIIHKAEIDTKDISALSISGQMMAVVPVDSSGDLLRKSIIWADSRSTEQARDLLSKIPEIDLYKITGSRLSPTYQGLKIAWLKKYEPDLYERTFKFLQAKDYINLRLTGKFATDFSDAVMTALFDISRLAWSEELIFALGIESSKLPDVYASITDLGEIKKEVAADLGLPNSCKVILGAGDGCSAAVGAGAVEVGDTYLYLGSSAWISTITEEPLLEREMRVFSGAHAVKGLYFPSGTMQAAGTSYSWIKDILYGDWSMKESDRDIYTYLDTQLCQSHRHSESILYLPYLLGERSPIWNSNARGTFIGLSASHKKIEIVRAVIEGVSMNLKWILESLEESLPIGKIRVIGGVIKSRIWKRIISTILGKTISIPQNVDEATSIGAAMIAGVGAGLFDFSAVRNFVVDVEEIEPIGDEQEDYLRLYRLFKESYRALEKTFEGLNGVRRG from the coding sequence TTGAAGTACATAATGGCACATGACCTAGGTACAACTGGGGACAAGGCAACTTTATTCAGCCAAACCGGATCTCTTGTCACTTCCTCCTTCGCCGGTTATGAAACCTTCTACTCCGGTCCCGGAATGGTTGAGCAAGATCCAGAGGCATGGTGGACTGCCTTCTGCAAGACAACTTTCGAAATCATTCATAAGGCAGAAATCGACACAAAAGACATTTCTGCACTCAGTATTAGCGGACAGATGATGGCAGTAGTGCCCGTAGATAGCTCGGGTGACCTGCTTAGAAAGTCCATTATTTGGGCAGATTCAAGAAGCACCGAACAGGCAAGAGACCTACTATCTAAAATCCCGGAAATCGATCTTTACAAAATTACTGGTTCCAGACTTTCGCCCACATATCAGGGGTTGAAGATAGCCTGGCTAAAGAAGTACGAGCCCGATCTCTATGAAAGAACCTTCAAGTTTCTTCAGGCAAAGGATTACATAAACCTTCGCCTGACAGGAAAGTTTGCGACAGATTTTTCCGATGCAGTTATGACAGCTCTATTTGATATCTCGAGGCTAGCGTGGTCTGAAGAACTGATTTTCGCTCTCGGAATTGAAAGTTCAAAGCTTCCCGATGTATACGCCTCCATTACCGACTTGGGAGAAATAAAGAAAGAAGTGGCGGCGGACCTCGGCCTTCCAAACTCATGCAAAGTAATACTCGGAGCAGGAGATGGTTGCAGCGCAGCCGTCGGAGCAGGTGCCGTTGAAGTGGGCGACACCTACCTATACCTCGGATCCTCCGCCTGGATCTCCACAATAACCGAAGAGCCTTTACTTGAGAGGGAAATGCGTGTATTCTCCGGGGCGCATGCAGTAAAAGGCCTATACTTTCCGTCCGGCACAATGCAGGCTGCCGGAACCTCATACAGCTGGATTAAGGATATTTTGTACGGTGATTGGTCCATGAAAGAAAGCGATCGTGATATCTATACTTATCTCGACACCCAGCTCTGCCAATCTCACCGTCATAGTGAATCAATATTATATCTTCCGTATCTGCTTGGAGAGAGAAGTCCGATATGGAATTCCAATGCAAGAGGTACTTTCATAGGATTGTCTGCCTCCCACAAGAAGATAGAAATCGTACGAGCAGTAATCGAAGGAGTTTCGATGAATCTGAAATGGATTCTGGAAAGTCTGGAAGAGTCTCTGCCAATCGGTAAGATACGGGTCATCGGAGGAGTAATAAAAAGCAGAATTTGGAAGCGAATAATCTCAACGATTCTCGGAAAGACGATCTCCATTCCGCAAAACGTCGATGAAGCAACTTCGATCGGCGCAGCAATGATAGCCGGAGTTGGTGCCGGTCTTTTTGATTTCTCCGCGGTTCGCAATTTTGTCGTTGATGTCGAAGAAATCGAGCCGATCGGGGATGAGCAAGAAGATTACCTCAGACTTTACCGCCTCTTCAAAGAATCGTATCGTGCTCTAGAGAAGACATTTGAAGGGCTTAATGGAGTCAGAAGGGGTTAG
- the deoC gene encoding deoxyribose-phosphate aldolase translates to MERIDRFSKRFDSTLLKATATIKESEIFIDDSVSCDFRAIVVPWYLMDRVVRKVKGTDISAACGSGFPFGFETTETKAYMIKESLRLGPEVRDVDITANISAMKSGDWDYFEREISYLSGLLKDVTCKVIIEVSYLDTVEIEKACSILMKLSYVDFVKTGTGYGSRATTIEDVRTIKRIVGDGKGIKVSGGVKSLSQVEEFMAAGADIFGSSSAIEIYREFSEKYPGRADLA, encoded by the coding sequence TTGGAAAGGATTGACAGATTCTCTAAAAGGTTCGACAGCACGCTTCTGAAAGCGACCGCTACAATAAAAGAGTCCGAAATCTTTATAGACGATAGCGTATCTTGTGATTTCAGAGCGATTGTAGTCCCATGGTACTTGATGGACAGAGTGGTTAGAAAAGTCAAAGGTACGGATATCTCGGCGGCCTGTGGTTCGGGTTTTCCTTTCGGGTTCGAGACAACGGAGACCAAGGCATATATGATTAAGGAGTCGCTTAGGCTCGGTCCCGAAGTGAGAGATGTCGACATAACGGCCAATATTTCCGCTATGAAATCCGGAGACTGGGATTACTTCGAAAGGGAGATCTCTTATCTTTCCGGTCTCCTGAAGGATGTCACCTGCAAAGTAATTATCGAAGTATCTTATCTCGATACAGTCGAAATTGAAAAGGCTTGCTCTATTCTGATGAAACTTTCTTACGTCGATTTCGTCAAGACAGGTACGGGATACGGTTCCAGAGCCACCACGATAGAAGATGTAAGGACTATAAAGAGAATTGTGGGAGATGGAAAAGGTATAAAGGTATCGGGAGGAGTAAAGTCTCTCTCTCAAGTTGAAGAATTCATGGCTGCAGGAGCGGATATTTTCGGTTCCAGCAGTGCGATAGAAATATACAGGGAATTTTCCGAAAAATACCCTGGAAGAGCCGATCTTGCATGA
- a CDS encoding transaldolase — protein MEANMKLFIDDGNVQAISELFDLGFFSGISTNPSILKRTGRKPLEVIKDILNRFTGSLFVQCASRGHDEVLREGKELFRLDPERIILKIPFSRTGIRVLREFKKMNINTLITGVFSVPQVLMSAEAGSDYVAPYANRIENLGIDLSVVGSMQKVLSNGNYETKLIAASFKTLTQISKMAELPIYGMSLPVVMYNEFFSHSGTLKAIDNFEADWDSIEDREWVPMKS, from the coding sequence ATGGAGGCAAACATGAAGCTTTTTATAGATGATGGAAACGTACAGGCGATAAGCGAATTGTTCGATTTAGGTTTCTTTTCCGGGATAAGCACTAATCCAAGTATTTTGAAGAGAACGGGAAGAAAACCGCTCGAAGTCATAAAGGATATTTTGAATAGGTTCACGGGCTCTCTTTTTGTCCAGTGTGCCTCTAGAGGTCACGATGAAGTGCTCAGGGAGGGAAAGGAACTCTTCAGGCTTGATCCCGAAAGGATAATCCTCAAGATCCCCTTCTCGCGAACGGGCATAAGGGTCTTGAGAGAATTCAAGAAGATGAATATAAATACTTTGATTACCGGTGTTTTCTCCGTTCCTCAAGTGCTGATGTCTGCAGAAGCGGGTTCCGACTATGTGGCGCCATATGCAAACAGGATCGAAAACCTGGGAATTGATCTATCTGTTGTCGGGAGTATGCAGAAAGTCTTGTCCAATGGGAACTACGAGACAAAACTAATCGCTGCAAGTTTCAAGACTCTAACACAGATCTCCAAGATGGCCGAGCTACCTATTTACGGAATGTCGCTTCCTGTGGTTATGTACAACGAGTTTTTCTCACACAGCGGCACATTGAAGGCGATCGACAATTTCGAGGCAGATTGGGATTCAATCGAAGACCGTGAATGGGTTCCTATGAAATCATGA